The following coding sequences are from one Paenibacillus sp. FSL R5-0912 window:
- a CDS encoding endo-1,4-beta-xylanase, which yields MKNSIKKLVGGLALASVLLTSVMAGNASAALTNGPKFLGNIIAGSAPGNFTTYWNQVTPENGTKWGAVEGNRNNMNWGNADMIYNYAISKNIPFKFHTLVWGSQEPNWVAGLSAAEQKAEISSFITQAGQRYSAKSAFVDVVNEPLHAKPSYRNAIGGDGSTGWDWVIWSFQQARAAFPNSKLLINEYGIIGDPSLTDKYVTIINHLKSRGLIDGIGIQCHHFNMDTVSVSTMNTVLGKLAATGLPIYVSELDITGDDNTQLNRYKEKFPVLWNHPSVKGVTLWGYIQNQTWAANTHLVNSNGTERPALKWLKQYLGGSSALMESTDAQEITESTDSVDSTDSVVEPELQLDLQPVLEPVPAE from the coding sequence TTGAAGAACAGCATCAAAAAGCTAGTAGGCGGGCTGGCTTTAGCCAGTGTCCTGCTCACCTCTGTCATGGCAGGCAACGCCAGCGCAGCACTTACCAATGGACCTAAGTTCCTGGGAAATATCATTGCAGGCAGTGCTCCCGGGAACTTCACCACCTACTGGAATCAGGTCACCCCTGAGAATGGCACCAAATGGGGAGCGGTCGAAGGCAACCGCAATAATATGAACTGGGGCAATGCGGATATGATCTATAACTATGCGATTAGCAAGAACATCCCGTTCAAGTTCCATACCCTAGTGTGGGGAAGCCAGGAGCCTAACTGGGTTGCAGGCTTATCGGCAGCGGAGCAAAAGGCGGAGATCAGCTCATTCATTACTCAGGCAGGCCAGCGTTATTCCGCAAAGTCAGCCTTTGTGGATGTCGTCAATGAACCGCTGCATGCCAAGCCTTCGTACCGCAATGCCATCGGCGGTGACGGAAGCACCGGCTGGGATTGGGTCATCTGGTCCTTCCAGCAAGCACGAGCGGCGTTCCCGAATTCCAAGCTGCTCATCAATGAATATGGCATTATCGGTGACCCCAGCTTGACGGATAAGTATGTGACCATTATCAATCACCTGAAGTCCAGAGGACTGATCGACGGAATCGGCATTCAGTGCCATCATTTCAATATGGATACAGTTAGCGTCTCTACGATGAATACCGTGCTGGGCAAATTGGCCGCGACAGGCCTGCCTATCTACGTCTCTGAGCTGGATATCACCGGCGACGACAACACACAGCTTAACAGATACAAAGAGAAGTTCCCGGTGCTCTGGAATCATCCTTCGGTAAAAGGCGTAACCCTCTGGGGCTACATCCAGAATCAGACCTGGGCAGCCAACACCCATCTGGTGAATTCCAACGGCACAGAGCGCCCTGCATTGAAATGGCTGAAGCAATACCTGGGCGGTTCATCGGCTCTTATGGAATCGACAGACGCTCAGGAAATTACGGAGAGTACGGACAGTGTGGACAGTACGGACAGTGTGGTCGAGCCAGAGCTTCAACTGGATCTCCAACCAGTGCTGGAACCCGTTCCGGCTGAGTAA
- a CDS encoding helix-turn-helix domain-containing protein — protein sequence MNAKEYGLSEGPMVKGNGYKPPNLHRWGPGVRDVYALHYIVSGRGYLKTSQAVYPLEAGDSFIIFPQMEVYYYPDPQDPWAYCWIECGGAEALRLLEMIHMSPDHPVAAAAPQDLKPLFDRVEANALEPYERERSDAGLRLLLTYYMEYYPSEQASLKKDYVGSAKAYMERNFWKSSLSVLDVVDYVTIERSYLFRLFKKETGTSISGYLTAFRIQRACELLGESRLSVKSLAYSVGYHDPLYFSKIFKKVTSYTPSQYRKVYREGIVPLPPADGGGG from the coding sequence ATGAATGCTAAGGAATATGGACTCAGCGAGGGACCGATGGTGAAGGGGAACGGGTATAAGCCTCCAAATCTGCACAGATGGGGACCAGGTGTCCGTGATGTCTATGCCCTGCATTATATCGTAAGCGGCAGGGGGTATTTGAAGACAAGCCAGGCGGTTTATCCTCTGGAGGCCGGAGACAGCTTCATTATTTTCCCGCAGATGGAGGTGTATTATTATCCTGATCCGCAGGACCCGTGGGCGTATTGCTGGATTGAATGTGGTGGTGCGGAGGCCTTGCGGTTATTGGAGATGATTCATATGTCACCGGATCACCCCGTTGCAGCGGCTGCTCCGCAGGACCTCAAGCCCCTGTTCGACAGAGTCGAGGCGAATGCACTGGAGCCGTATGAACGGGAGCGGTCGGATGCCGGACTTCGTCTGTTGCTAACCTATTACATGGAGTATTATCCAAGCGAACAGGCCTCCCTCAAGAAAGACTATGTAGGTTCAGCCAAGGCATATATGGAGAGGAACTTTTGGAAGTCTTCCTTGTCGGTTCTGGATGTCGTGGATTATGTCACAATCGAGCGCAGCTACTTGTTCCGGCTGTTCAAGAAGGAGACGGGCACCTCCATCTCAGGTTATCTGACCGCCTTCCGGATTCAGCGGGCCTGCGAGCTGCTGGGCGAGTCCCGGTTATCTGTTAAATCACTGGCTTATTCGGTCGGCTACCACGACCCGCTGTATTTCTCTAAGATCTTCAAGAAGGTTACTTCTTACACGCCGTCACAGTACAGGAAGGTGTATAGGGAGGGGATTGTACCCCTTCCTCCGGCGGATGGGGGTGGGGGGTGA
- a CDS encoding ABC transporter permease yields MELQTQVRSPGTGGSRRLFLWKRFKKQKILHLFVGLGMIYLLIFAYTPMFGILMAFKDYSISGGIKGIFTSDWVGLKYFDEFVHDYQFGKLVRNTLVLSLLKVIFAFPAPILLAIMLNEVKHMAFKRLVQTISYLPHFISWVVVVGVSYAFLSADVGVVNKALMAMGFTDEPLAFLTSPNYFWGLAVGSAVWKEMGWWTIIFLAAISGISPSLYEAAEIDGAGRLARIRYITLPGMKGTIVVVLVLTIGSILGGGLVGSNFEQAYLFGNSINNPTSEIVQTYAFRVGLSDGRFSYAAAIDLIQSVISVALIFSSNYIAKRVSGSSLF; encoded by the coding sequence ATGGAATTGCAAACACAGGTTAGGAGTCCCGGGACTGGAGGAAGCCGGCGGTTGTTTTTATGGAAGCGTTTCAAAAAACAGAAGATCCTGCATTTGTTCGTCGGGCTTGGCATGATCTATCTGCTGATCTTCGCGTATACGCCAATGTTTGGTATTCTGATGGCCTTCAAGGATTACAGCATCTCCGGCGGGATCAAAGGGATCTTCACGAGCGACTGGGTCGGCCTGAAGTATTTCGATGAATTCGTACATGACTATCAATTCGGCAAGCTGGTCCGCAACACGCTGGTCCTCAGTCTGCTGAAGGTCATCTTCGCCTTCCCGGCACCGATTCTGCTGGCGATTATGCTGAATGAAGTGAAGCACATGGCCTTCAAGCGGTTGGTGCAGACGATCAGCTATCTGCCGCATTTTATCTCCTGGGTCGTCGTGGTTGGCGTATCCTATGCCTTCCTGTCCGCCGATGTCGGTGTGGTCAATAAGGCGCTGATGGCGATGGGCTTCACGGATGAGCCGCTGGCCTTCCTGACCAGTCCGAATTACTTTTGGGGGCTGGCGGTAGGGAGTGCGGTGTGGAAGGAGATGGGCTGGTGGACGATTATTTTTCTGGCGGCGATATCGGGGATCAGTCCTTCCCTCTATGAAGCTGCGGAGATTGACGGTGCCGGAAGGCTGGCTCGTATCCGTTATATCACCCTGCCGGGGATGAAGGGGACCATCGTTGTTGTACTGGTGCTGACCATCGGAAGTATTCTCGGTGGCGGACTGGTGGGTTCCAACTTCGAGCAGGCCTACCTGTTCGGCAACAGTATCAATAATCCAACCTCTGAGATTGTCCAGACCTACGCATTCAGGGTGGGGTTAAGCGACGGGCGGTTCTCCTACGCAGCGGCGATAGATTTAATCCAATCCGTGATTTCGGTAGCGCTGATATTCTCCAGTAACTATATTGCCAAACGGGTGTCAGGCTCAAGTCTTTTTTAG